One window of Streptomyces sp. FIT100 genomic DNA carries:
- a CDS encoding isochorismatase family protein, whose product MALPAIASYPLPSADELPENRVAWTADPARAVLLVHDLQNHFLGAFPSGEQPLTGMLGNTGRLLERARGLGVPVAYSAQRGGQTPEQRGLQLDFWGLGAADDAEALAVPEEVAPQPGDRILIKWKYSAFVRTRLAQLLHETGRDQLVVIGVYAHIGVLVTACDAWMRDIQAFVVADAVADFSRDDHDMALRWAAGRCAFVTTTDALFKEF is encoded by the coding sequence ATGGCACTCCCCGCCATCGCCTCCTACCCGCTGCCGTCGGCGGACGAGCTGCCGGAGAACCGCGTCGCCTGGACCGCGGACCCCGCGCGCGCCGTGCTGCTCGTCCACGACCTGCAGAACCACTTCCTCGGCGCGTTCCCGTCCGGCGAGCAGCCGCTGACGGGGATGCTGGGCAACACCGGCCGGCTGCTGGAGCGCGCCCGCGGCCTCGGCGTACCGGTCGCGTATTCGGCCCAGCGCGGCGGCCAGACGCCCGAGCAGCGCGGGCTCCAGCTCGACTTCTGGGGCCTCGGCGCCGCCGATGACGCCGAGGCGCTCGCCGTGCCGGAGGAGGTCGCGCCACAGCCCGGCGACAGGATCCTGATCAAGTGGAAGTACAGCGCGTTCGTGCGCACCCGGCTGGCGCAGCTGCTCCATGAGACCGGCCGCGACCAGCTGGTCGTCATCGGTGTGTACGCGCACATCGGCGTGCTGGTGACCGCCTGCGACGCGTGGATGCGGGACATCCAGGCGTTCGTCGTCGCCGATGCCGTTGCCGACTTCTCCCGCGACGACCACGACATGGCCCTGCGCTGGGCCGCCGGCCGCTGCGCGTTCGTGACCACCACCGACGCGCTCTTCAAGGAGTTCTGA
- a CDS encoding isochorismate synthase has translation MSASLRESTATPLASPGAATALLDAYSPGTGRFIASPHRTLLGSGTAADVPHDTRPLTWRVRALLDARRQAGALAPVVMGSVPFAPDAPHSLVSPQSVQWAPPLREDPLIALPAPLPEGVTAWQVREVPAPERYGQAVAEAVMRMRSGEFTKVVLARTLELTSPDEPDLPAMLSRLARRDPVGYTFAVPSGPGRTLIGASPELLVARKGGRLTANPLGGSAPRSTDLAEDVRRAAALLESPKDLHEHAVVVDAVREALAPFCICLEVPERPTLVRTAAMWHLSTTVTGELADPGVTSLELASALHPTPAVCGTPTDVARAVIAESEPFERGPYTGMVGWQDADGDGEWVVTIRCAEAEGRSLRLFAGAGVVAASTPEAETAETGAKFRTFLDAVGASL, from the coding sequence ATGTCCGCCTCTCTGCGCGAATCCACCGCCACGCCGCTCGCCTCGCCCGGCGCGGCGACCGCCCTGCTCGACGCCTACAGCCCGGGCACCGGCCGGTTCATCGCTTCGCCCCACCGCACCTTGCTGGGCTCGGGAACCGCCGCCGACGTGCCCCACGACACACGGCCGTTGACATGGCGGGTGCGCGCCCTGCTGGACGCACGGAGACAGGCGGGTGCCCTGGCACCGGTCGTCATGGGCTCCGTGCCCTTCGCCCCGGACGCCCCGCATTCGCTGGTCTCCCCCCAGTCCGTCCAGTGGGCGCCGCCGCTGCGTGAGGACCCGCTCATCGCCCTGCCCGCGCCACTTCCGGAGGGGGTCACCGCGTGGCAGGTGCGGGAGGTTCCGGCGCCCGAGCGGTACGGCCAGGCGGTCGCCGAGGCGGTGATGCGGATGCGGTCCGGGGAGTTCACCAAGGTCGTCCTCGCCCGCACCCTGGAGCTGACCTCGCCCGACGAGCCCGACCTGCCGGCCATGCTGAGCCGCCTGGCCCGCCGCGACCCGGTCGGATACACCTTCGCCGTCCCCAGCGGCCCCGGTCGCACGCTCATCGGGGCCAGTCCCGAACTGCTCGTCGCCCGCAAGGGCGGCCGCCTGACCGCGAACCCACTGGGCGGCTCCGCGCCGCGCAGCACCGACCTGGCCGAGGACGTCCGACGCGCGGCGGCGCTGCTCGAGTCGCCCAAGGACCTGCACGAGCACGCCGTCGTCGTCGACGCGGTGCGCGAGGCGCTCGCGCCGTTCTGCATCTGCCTGGAGGTGCCCGAGCGGCCCACGCTGGTGCGTACGGCGGCGATGTGGCACCTGTCGACCACCGTGACGGGCGAGCTCGCCGACCCTGGCGTCACCTCCCTGGAGCTGGCGTCCGCCCTGCACCCCACACCGGCGGTGTGCGGCACCCCGACCGACGTGGCCCGTGCCGTCATCGCCGAGTCGGAGCCCTTCGAGCGCGGCCCGTACACCGGCATGGTCGGCTGGCAGGACGCGGATGGGGACGGCGAGTGGGTCGTGACCATCCGCTGCGCCGAGGCCGAAGGGCGCTCGCTCAGGCTGTTCGCGGGAGCCGGAGTGGTGGCCGCTTCCACACCGGAGGCCGAGACCGCGGAGACCGGCGCCAAGTTCCGTACGTTCCTCGACGCCGTGGGGGCTTCGCTGTGA
- a CDS encoding phosphopantetheine-binding protein has translation MAITLEQLRGDVADCLGEDPADIPFDENLVEYGLDSVRIMTLLERWRREHGVDADFADLAEQPAINAWAPLLGAS, from the coding sequence GTGGCCATCACTCTGGAACAGCTCCGCGGCGATGTCGCCGACTGTCTCGGCGAGGACCCCGCGGACATCCCCTTCGACGAGAACCTCGTGGAATACGGACTCGACTCGGTCCGCATCATGACGCTACTCGAACGCTGGCGCCGCGAGCACGGCGTCGACGCGGACTTCGCGGACCTCGCCGAGCAGCCGGCCATCAACGCCTGGGCGCCGCTGCTGGGGGCGTCATGA
- a CDS encoding 2,3-dihydro-2,3-dihydroxybenzoate dehydrogenase produces the protein MSADPELSGRHALVTGAGRGIGKAVVTALVERDVRVVATDLDPEGVQALAEKYGDQVTARPLDVTDGAAVEALVAETERTLGAVDIAVNVAGILRGSQVVDLTDEDWAATFAVNTTGVFHVSRSAARRMAERGRGTIVTVASNAAGIPRAGLSAYAASKAAAVMFTKCLGLELAPRGVRCNTVSPGSTLTDMQRAMWTASDTQDPEAAARRVIEGDLATHRTGIPLGRIADPSDVAEAVVFLVSDRARHITMHDLYVDGGATLRA, from the coding sequence GTGAGTGCTGACCCTGAACTCTCCGGACGGCACGCCCTTGTGACGGGCGCGGGCCGTGGCATCGGCAAGGCGGTGGTGACGGCGCTCGTCGAACGGGACGTCCGCGTGGTCGCCACCGACCTGGACCCCGAGGGTGTGCAGGCCCTTGCCGAGAAATACGGCGACCAGGTCACCGCCCGCCCGCTCGACGTCACGGACGGGGCGGCCGTCGAGGCCCTCGTGGCCGAGACCGAGCGCACGCTCGGTGCGGTGGACATCGCAGTCAACGTCGCCGGAATCCTGCGGGGCTCCCAGGTCGTGGACCTGACGGACGAGGACTGGGCGGCCACGTTCGCCGTCAACACCACCGGTGTCTTCCACGTCTCACGGTCGGCCGCCCGCCGCATGGCCGAGCGCGGCCGCGGCACCATCGTCACCGTCGCCTCGAACGCGGCCGGCATCCCCCGCGCGGGCCTGTCCGCCTACGCCGCCTCCAAGGCCGCCGCCGTGATGTTCACCAAATGCCTCGGCCTGGAACTGGCCCCACGGGGTGTCCGCTGCAACACGGTCTCCCCCGGCTCGACTCTGACCGACATGCAGCGCGCCATGTGGACCGCCTCCGACACCCAGGACCCGGAAGCCGCCGCGCGCCGCGTCATCGAGGGAGACCTCGCGACGCACCGCACCGGCATCCCGCTGGGCCGGATCGCCGACCCTTCCGACGTCGCCGAGGCGGTCGTCTTCCTCGTGTCCGACCGCGCGCGTCACATCACCATGCACGACCTGTACGTCGACGGCGGCGCCACCCTGCGGGCCTGA
- a CDS encoding amino acid adenylation domain-containing protein encodes MTAAATTTGAGTGTPASVLPLTAAQSGMWYAQALDPLSPAQNTAECLDIDGPLDPDLFAAALRRVTAEADALRVRIENGPDGPRQHIRAAVELPLTVLDLHDGDGAELKAETWMRADLAKPCDLTTGPLFRQALFRVGAQRWLWYQGIHHLVIDGFGYSLLVRRTAELYTALARGEMPAPRTFGTLADLVAEDAAYRSSDAFAADRAHWTQTFADLPAAPRLAGRGALPSRTFRRRTVELPPETTERLQELGTRLRATWPDVLLAAQALYVSRATARSDVVLGLPMMGRLGSAALRVPGMVMNVLPLRLTVSPDATLAELVHRVVLGIREARRHQRYRYEDIRRDLGLLSENRALIGPVLNIMPFDYAVDFAGAPARARNLAAGPVDDLRVNVYARADGRGLCIDHDGNPALYEDADLAAHQNRFLHLLDRLTATDPQQPLAVHPIATPAEHALVLREFNETERTLPPTTLIGPIEARAMDTPDATALVYGDVSLTYAELNAHASRLARHLQTLGARPGAVVAVSVPRSPELVATVFATLKSGAAYLPLDPDYPAQRLAYMLRDAAPVCAVVDRAGRLPEDAGVPLVVLDELDISPYPPVNPARPLTPAHPAYVIYTSGSTGRPKGVVVSHGAIDNRLRWMQHTYPLAAGDRVLHKTPSSFDVSVWEFFWPLREGAALVVAEPGVHKDPVELARLIRERSVTVCHFVPSMLHAFLAEADTSACTGLRRVFCGGETLPPETLNAFVRALPDVELHNLYGPAEAAVDVTYHLCAPDSSGPVPIGRPVWNTRLYVLDAALQPCPPGIPGELYLAGRQLADSYLNRPALTASRFVADPFGPPGSRMYRTGDLARWTDQGELDYLGRTDRQVKLRGQRIELGEVEAALVEQPDVDGACALVRDDRLVGYVTGDADPAAVRARLAQVLPEHMVPAAVVRLDALPLSPNGKLDRRSLPTPVLTGAEDAGCPSDPLEEALKRLFAEVLGVGRAGPDDAFFDLGGTSLSAVQLVARVREEYGTELTIGSLFEAPTPAALAARLKAAGSPHGAGLGGSSAEEALDVLLPLRTDGGRTPLFAFHPSGGISWCYAGLSARLGPDQPLYGIQARGLVRDEPLPDTLRGQAADYVECLRAVRAHGPYRLLGWSLGGILAHTVACMLQEAEEEVDLLALCDAFPTEQWRERPAPEEGDALTAVLRMAGFDRTDERTREDVLATLRRAGSPLAGLSDRTLSKIFEVVPHHARMVREHRHRPYDGNLLFFTAAAPRTEDWLTWQAWHAHVSGAIVNHDLDCTHPQLLQDRHLDDIAAILTARLKELDA; translated from the coding sequence ATGACCGCCGCCGCCACGACCACCGGCGCCGGCACGGGCACCCCGGCCAGCGTGCTGCCGCTGACGGCTGCCCAGTCGGGCATGTGGTACGCGCAGGCCCTCGATCCGCTCAGCCCCGCGCAGAACACCGCGGAGTGCCTGGACATCGACGGGCCGCTCGACCCGGACCTCTTCGCCGCGGCGCTCCGCCGCGTCACCGCCGAGGCCGACGCCCTGCGCGTACGCATCGAGAACGGCCCGGACGGACCGCGCCAGCACATACGCGCGGCCGTCGAGCTCCCGCTGACCGTGCTCGACCTGCACGACGGTGACGGCGCCGAGCTGAAGGCCGAGACGTGGATGCGCGCCGACCTCGCCAAGCCCTGCGATCTGACGACGGGACCGCTCTTCCGGCAAGCCCTGTTCCGGGTCGGCGCACAGCGGTGGCTGTGGTACCAGGGCATCCACCACCTCGTCATCGACGGCTTCGGCTACTCGCTCCTCGTACGGCGCACGGCCGAGCTCTACACGGCGCTCGCCCGAGGCGAGATGCCCGCCCCGCGCACCTTCGGCACCCTCGCCGACCTCGTCGCCGAGGACGCCGCCTACCGCTCGTCCGACGCCTTCGCGGCCGACCGGGCCCACTGGACGCAGACGTTCGCCGACCTGCCCGCCGCGCCCCGGCTCGCGGGCCGCGGCGCGCTGCCCTCGCGCACGTTCCGCCGCCGCACGGTCGAGCTGCCTCCCGAGACCACCGAGCGTCTGCAGGAACTGGGCACCCGGCTCCGCGCGACCTGGCCCGACGTACTGCTCGCCGCGCAGGCCCTCTACGTCTCGCGCGCCACCGCGCGGTCCGACGTCGTGCTCGGCCTGCCCATGATGGGCCGCCTGGGGTCGGCCGCGCTGCGCGTGCCGGGCATGGTGATGAACGTGCTGCCGCTCAGGCTCACCGTCTCCCCCGACGCGACCTTGGCCGAACTGGTGCACCGAGTGGTGCTCGGCATCCGCGAAGCGCGCCGCCACCAGCGCTACCGCTACGAGGACATCCGCCGCGACCTGGGACTGCTCAGCGAGAACCGCGCCCTGATCGGCCCGGTCCTCAACATCATGCCCTTCGACTACGCCGTCGACTTCGCGGGTGCGCCCGCTCGGGCACGCAACCTGGCCGCGGGACCGGTCGACGACCTGAGGGTCAACGTCTACGCCCGCGCCGACGGCCGTGGTCTGTGCATCGACCACGACGGCAACCCCGCCCTCTACGAGGACGCCGACCTCGCCGCCCACCAGAACCGCTTCCTCCACCTGCTGGACCGTCTCACCGCCACCGACCCGCAGCAGCCGCTCGCCGTCCATCCCATCGCCACGCCCGCCGAACACGCCCTGGTCCTCAGGGAGTTCAACGAGACCGAACGCACGCTGCCCCCGACCACGCTCATCGGCCCGATCGAGGCACGCGCCATGGACACTCCGGACGCGACCGCCCTGGTGTACGGGGACGTCTCCTTGACGTACGCGGAGCTGAACGCCCACGCCAGCCGGCTGGCCCGGCACCTGCAGACCCTCGGCGCCCGGCCGGGTGCCGTGGTCGCGGTCTCGGTGCCCCGCTCGCCGGAGCTGGTCGCCACCGTGTTCGCCACGCTCAAGTCGGGTGCGGCGTATCTGCCGCTCGACCCGGACTATCCGGCGCAGCGACTCGCGTACATGCTCCGGGACGCGGCGCCGGTGTGCGCCGTTGTCGACCGTGCGGGACGCCTTCCCGAGGACGCCGGGGTCCCGCTCGTCGTCCTCGACGAACTCGACATCTCCCCCTACCCGCCGGTCAACCCGGCACGTCCGCTCACGCCCGCCCACCCCGCGTACGTCATCTACACCTCCGGCTCCACGGGCCGCCCCAAAGGCGTCGTCGTCTCGCACGGGGCGATCGACAACCGGCTGCGATGGATGCAGCACACCTACCCGCTGGCCGCCGGCGACCGGGTGCTGCACAAGACCCCGTCCTCGTTCGACGTGTCCGTATGGGAGTTCTTCTGGCCGCTGCGCGAGGGCGCGGCGCTGGTCGTCGCCGAGCCGGGGGTCCACAAGGATCCGGTCGAACTCGCCCGTCTGATCCGCGAACGGTCCGTCACCGTCTGCCACTTCGTGCCGTCGATGCTCCATGCCTTCCTGGCCGAGGCCGACACGTCCGCCTGTACGGGGCTGCGCCGGGTCTTCTGCGGCGGCGAGACCCTGCCCCCGGAAACGCTGAACGCCTTCGTACGGGCGCTGCCCGACGTCGAACTGCACAACCTGTACGGGCCGGCGGAGGCCGCCGTCGACGTCACGTACCACCTGTGCGCCCCGGACAGCAGCGGCCCGGTTCCGATCGGCAGGCCGGTGTGGAACACCCGCCTGTACGTGCTGGACGCGGCCCTCCAGCCGTGCCCGCCGGGCATCCCGGGTGAGCTGTACCTGGCGGGCCGGCAGTTGGCCGACAGCTATCTGAACCGCCCCGCGCTGACGGCGTCCCGGTTCGTGGCCGACCCTTTCGGGCCGCCGGGCAGCCGGATGTACCGCACGGGCGACCTGGCGCGCTGGACGGATCAGGGCGAGCTCGACTACCTCGGCCGCACCGACCGCCAGGTGAAGCTGCGCGGGCAGCGCATCGAGCTGGGCGAGGTCGAGGCCGCGCTGGTGGAACAGCCCGACGTGGACGGCGCGTGCGCCCTGGTGCGGGACGACCGGCTCGTCGGGTACGTGACCGGTGACGCCGATCCCGCGGCCGTACGGGCCCGACTGGCCCAGGTGCTGCCGGAACACATGGTCCCGGCGGCGGTCGTCCGCCTCGACGCCTTGCCGCTGAGTCCCAACGGCAAGCTGGACCGCCGCTCGCTGCCCACCCCCGTCCTCACCGGCGCCGAGGACGCCGGGTGTCCGTCCGACCCGCTCGAGGAGGCGCTGAAGCGGCTGTTCGCGGAGGTGCTCGGGGTCGGACGGGCCGGTCCCGACGACGCGTTCTTCGACCTGGGCGGCACGTCTCTGTCCGCGGTACAACTGGTGGCGCGGGTGCGGGAGGAGTACGGCACCGAGCTGACCATCGGCTCGCTGTTCGAGGCGCCGACCCCCGCCGCTCTCGCCGCCCGGCTCAAGGCCGCGGGATCGCCACACGGTGCAGGACTCGGAGGGAGCTCGGCCGAAGAGGCCCTCGACGTCCTCCTTCCGCTGCGCACCGACGGCGGGCGGACCCCGCTGTTCGCGTTCCACCCGAGCGGTGGCATCTCCTGGTGCTATGCGGGTCTGTCCGCCCGCCTCGGTCCGGACCAGCCCCTGTACGGCATCCAGGCGCGCGGCCTGGTCCGCGACGAGCCGCTGCCGGACACTCTGCGGGGACAGGCGGCCGACTACGTCGAGTGCCTCCGCGCGGTGCGGGCACATGGTCCGTACCGGCTGCTCGGCTGGTCCCTCGGCGGAATCCTCGCGCACACCGTGGCCTGCATGCTCCAGGAGGCCGAGGAGGAGGTCGACCTCCTCGCACTGTGCGACGCGTTCCCGACCGAGCAGTGGCGGGAGCGGCCGGCGCCCGAGGAAGGCGACGCGCTCACCGCGGTGCTCCGCATGGCCGGCTTCGACCGCACCGACGAGCGCACCCGCGAGGACGTGCTGGCCACGCTGCGACGGGCGGGCAGCCCCCTCGCCGGGCTCAGCGACCGGACCCTGTCGAAGATCTTCGAAGTCGTGCCCCACCACGCGCGCATGGTGCGCGAGCACCGGCACCGCCCCTACGACGGCAACCTGCTCTTCTTCACGGCAGCCGCGCCGCGGACGGAGGACTGGCTCACATGGCAGGCATGGCACGCGCACGTCAGCGGCGCGATCGTCAACCACGACCTGGACTGCACCCATCCACAGCTGCTGCAGGACCGCCACCTCGACGACATCGCCGCCATCCTGACGGCTCGCTTGAAGGAGCTCGACGCATGA
- a CDS encoding (2,3-dihydroxybenzoyl)adenylate synthase, translated as MTAATPGTDAPTWPPEFTERYRAADYWRGETFGGVLRERAAVHPDRIALVDPAPERRTWTYRELDEQADRLAAGFAARGMSKGDRVVLHLPNIGEFIAVVFALFRIGALPVYALPAHRESEIRHFCSFSGAVAYVIPDQHAGFDHRELATRVAQRTPSLRDVFVVGDPGEHTALSDVPRDPVAMPPGPEPHELAFLQLSGGTTGVPKLIPRTHDDYLYSLRGSDDICGVDAGTRFLVVLPAAHNFPMSSPGWLGTLYAGGTVVLSPSPDPATALALVEQERITMTGLVPPLALLWTEAGPKSGHDLASLELVLVGGAKYSAEAARRLEPALGCRLMQVFGMAEGLVNYTRLDDDFETVVATQGRPISPDDEIRIVDDTGHDVPEGTVGHLLTRGPYTIRGYWRAPDHNVRAFTPDGFFRTGDLVRRTPTGHLVVVGRSKDQINRGGEKVAPEEVENIILAHPSVHDVAVVGVPDAYLGERSLAYVILREGAEQLKPAAIKRFVRDRGVAGYKVPDLVEFVDAFPETGVGKVSKKQLRSAAAATEPQ; from the coding sequence GTGACTGCCGCCACCCCGGGGACCGACGCACCCACCTGGCCCCCGGAGTTCACCGAGCGCTACCGCGCGGCGGACTACTGGCGCGGCGAGACCTTCGGGGGCGTGCTGCGCGAGCGCGCCGCCGTCCACCCCGACCGGATCGCCCTCGTCGACCCGGCCCCCGAGCGCCGCACCTGGACGTACCGGGAACTGGACGAGCAGGCCGACCGGCTGGCCGCCGGGTTCGCGGCGCGCGGGATGTCCAAGGGCGACCGGGTCGTCCTCCACCTGCCGAACATCGGCGAGTTCATCGCTGTCGTTTTCGCGCTGTTCCGCATCGGTGCGCTGCCCGTGTACGCGCTGCCCGCGCACCGGGAGTCGGAGATCCGCCACTTCTGCTCCTTCTCCGGGGCCGTCGCGTACGTGATCCCCGACCAGCACGCGGGCTTCGACCACCGCGAGCTCGCGACGCGGGTGGCGCAGCGCACGCCGAGCCTGCGGGACGTCTTCGTCGTCGGCGACCCGGGCGAGCACACCGCGCTGTCCGACGTGCCCCGCGATCCCGTCGCCATGCCCCCGGGACCGGAGCCGCACGAGCTGGCGTTCCTCCAGCTGTCGGGCGGTACGACAGGAGTGCCGAAGCTCATCCCGCGCACCCACGACGACTACCTCTACTCGCTGCGGGGCTCCGACGACATCTGCGGCGTCGACGCCGGCACCCGCTTCCTCGTCGTCCTGCCGGCCGCACACAACTTCCCGATGAGTTCGCCGGGTTGGCTGGGGACGCTGTACGCCGGAGGCACCGTGGTGCTGTCCCCCAGCCCCGACCCGGCGACGGCCCTGGCCCTCGTCGAGCAGGAGCGGATCACGATGACGGGTCTTGTGCCGCCGCTCGCCCTCCTGTGGACCGAGGCCGGTCCGAAGAGCGGTCACGACCTGGCGAGCCTGGAGCTGGTGCTCGTCGGCGGCGCCAAGTACAGCGCGGAGGCGGCGCGCCGTCTGGAGCCCGCCCTGGGATGCCGGCTCATGCAGGTCTTCGGCATGGCCGAGGGGCTCGTCAACTACACGCGTCTGGACGACGACTTCGAGACCGTGGTCGCCACGCAGGGCCGCCCGATCTCCCCGGACGACGAGATCCGCATCGTCGACGACACCGGGCACGATGTCCCCGAGGGCACGGTCGGACACCTGCTGACCCGCGGCCCGTACACGATCCGCGGCTACTGGCGCGCGCCGGACCACAACGTGCGCGCCTTCACACCGGACGGCTTCTTCCGCACCGGCGACCTCGTGCGCCGCACCCCGACGGGCCACCTCGTCGTCGTCGGCAGGTCCAAGGACCAGATCAACCGGGGCGGTGAGAAGGTCGCGCCGGAGGAGGTCGAGAACATCATCCTCGCCCATCCGTCCGTGCACGACGTCGCCGTCGTCGGGGTCCCCGACGCGTACCTGGGGGAACGCTCCCTCGCCTACGTCATCCTCCGCGAGGGTGCCGAGCAGCTGAAGCCGGCCGCCATCAAGCGGTTCGTCCGTGACCGCGGCGTCGCCGGCTACAAGGTCCCCGATCTCGTCGAGTTCGTCGACGCCTTCCCAGAGACGGGGGTCGGCAAGGTCAGCAAGAAGCAGCTGCGGTCCGCCGCGGCCGCAACCGAGCCGCAGTGA
- a CDS encoding RICIN domain-containing protein, which yields MSARWRTTVPVALVTVAAALAGTLSAAPVAASASVSGTAGESAAAPADSPTYSVTIGAKGPWTNPDDTPAGTYIDKNGAFYYQSAHALYEEDAPRKWTFHRGKDFDTAQRDAALSDAVNPANALDRNDDTTWRCNNSPTGRESTYAPDTSHYSQRNYCDLMGVWVDPDTGDWYGLVHNEFTPDPFGDGLHYDAIDYAVSRDQGRTWDIKDHVLTSHYSTERGDNEAFPNDLYHYGNGDPRLFVDTASGYFYVYYNSRAIPKGGVPGGWTDGSRGHVARAPMSAKMAAGSWKKWYDGSWSQPGIGGLESNMEPVDADNQTGYTPVENDYDPANPGTVAEQQAAGELPAKSDLLTMNIAYNAHLGLYIGQPEAITQDATQPQRFYATDNLATQKWKLIGDSGDYLSGSWYRWMLDSVNKTGSTILGKNFRSYCSWECSDRTSGEYYNTTIATSHPAAPVRSQTAYTISSGNGRVLAQAESGRATTSLPAGSGSSRSKWTFTSNGDGSYRIANTAGGELLGVDSHRNSGRAWATKPTMAKAPASGPTVGQQWFIIPGKNTNGTSTGTFRIVNRYSGLVIGMSGHTHRLAETTPTRAWTDTTGNPIGNGRTTTEQTLTLTPADRAGRPGHGHRDTAQDAAPVLPALTGRKED from the coding sequence GTGTCAGCTCGTTGGAGAACGACGGTCCCTGTCGCGCTCGTCACGGTGGCCGCGGCGCTGGCCGGCACGCTGTCGGCGGCACCGGTGGCCGCATCCGCGTCCGTATCCGGAACCGCGGGCGAGTCCGCGGCCGCGCCCGCTGATTCGCCCACCTACAGCGTCACCATCGGCGCCAAGGGCCCGTGGACCAATCCCGACGACACTCCCGCCGGTACCTACATCGACAAGAACGGCGCCTTCTACTACCAGTCCGCCCACGCCCTGTACGAGGAGGACGCCCCCCGCAAGTGGACGTTCCACCGCGGCAAGGACTTCGACACCGCCCAGCGCGACGCCGCCCTGAGCGACGCGGTGAACCCCGCCAACGCGCTGGACCGCAACGACGACACCACCTGGCGCTGCAACAACAGCCCCACCGGCCGTGAGTCCACGTACGCCCCGGACACCTCGCACTACTCGCAGCGCAACTACTGCGACCTGATGGGCGTGTGGGTGGACCCGGACACCGGCGACTGGTACGGCCTCGTCCACAACGAGTTCACCCCGGACCCGTTCGGCGACGGCCTCCACTACGACGCGATCGACTACGCCGTCTCCCGTGACCAGGGCAGGACCTGGGACATCAAGGACCACGTCCTCACCTCGCACTACAGCACCGAGCGCGGCGACAACGAAGCGTTCCCCAACGACCTGTACCACTACGGCAACGGCGACCCCCGACTGTTCGTGGACACCGCCTCCGGCTACTTCTACGTCTATTACAACTCCCGCGCCATCCCCAAGGGCGGCGTCCCCGGCGGATGGACGGACGGCAGCAGGGGGCACGTCGCCCGCGCGCCGATGTCCGCCAAGATGGCGGCCGGCTCCTGGAAGAAGTGGTACGACGGCTCCTGGTCCCAGCCCGGCATCGGCGGGCTGGAGAGCAACATGGAGCCGGTCGACGCCGACAACCAGACCGGCTACACCCCCGTCGAGAACGACTACGACCCGGCCAACCCCGGCACCGTCGCCGAACAGCAGGCCGCAGGGGAACTGCCCGCCAAGTCGGACCTGCTGACCATGAACATCGCCTACAACGCCCACCTCGGGCTGTACATAGGCCAGCCCGAAGCCATCACGCAGGACGCCACCCAACCGCAGCGCTTCTACGCCACCGACAACCTCGCCACCCAGAAATGGAAGCTCATCGGCGACTCCGGCGACTACCTGTCAGGCTCCTGGTACCGCTGGATGCTCGACTCGGTCAACAAGACCGGCTCCACCATCCTCGGCAAGAACTTCCGCAGCTACTGCTCCTGGGAATGCTCCGACAGGACCTCCGGCGAGTACTACAACACCACCATCGCAACCAGCCACCCCGCCGCCCCCGTCCGCTCCCAAACGGCCTACACCATCAGCAGCGGCAACGGCCGCGTCCTCGCACAAGCCGAAAGCGGCCGGGCCACCACCTCGCTCCCCGCGGGAAGCGGCTCCAGCCGCAGCAAGTGGACCTTCACCTCCAACGGCGACGGCTCCTACCGCATAGCCAACACCGCCGGCGGGGAACTCCTCGGTGTCGACTCCCACCGCAACAGCGGCCGCGCCTGGGCCACCAAACCAACCATGGCCAAAGCCCCGGCGAGCGGCCCGACCGTCGGCCAGCAATGGTTCATCATCCCCGGCAAGAACACCAACGGCACATCCACCGGCACATTCCGCATCGTCAACCGCTACAGCGGACTCGTAATCGGCATGTCAGGCCACACGCACCGACTGGCCGAAACCACACCCACCCGCGCCTGGACCGACACCACCGGCAACCCCATCGGCAACGGCCGCACCACCACCGAGCAAACCCTCACACTCACACCCGCGGACCGGGCGGGACGACCCGGCCACGGTCACCGTGACACGGCCCAGGACGCCGCGCCGGTCCTTCCGGCCCTGACCGGCCGGAAGGAGGACTGA